A window of the Desulforapulum autotrophicum HRM2 genome harbors these coding sequences:
- the rpmB gene encoding 50S ribosomal protein L28 produces MSKECKICGKKPMVGNNVSHAHNVNKRRFNPNLQRVKALFDGQVRRIDVCTSCIKAGKVVKAPTMGQGKVTSAS; encoded by the coding sequence ATGTCCAAGGAATGCAAGATATGCGGAAAAAAACCCATGGTTGGAAACAATGTCAGCCATGCACACAATGTTAACAAAAGAAGGTTCAACCCCAACCTTCAGCGGGTAAAGGCCCTTTTTGATGGCCAGGTAAGACGTATCGATGTATGCACAAGCTGCATCAAGGCCGGCAAGGTAGTCAAGGCCCCGACCATGGGCCAGGGAAAGGTCACCAGCGCTTCCTAA
- a CDS encoding outer membrane protein assembly factor BamD, protein MKKIAVIVLSLFVFSASGCAWFKGKHEMEKSAETLVREGSAQFRDQDYKYAIKSFTTLKDWYPFSKYAILAELKIADAHFQLEEYDEAIFAYQEFENLHPKNEAIPYVIYQTGRCWFDRIDTVDRDQRCALKAQTEFNRLVHRFPDAPESAKAAQHIEVCIKSLAGHELYVAEFYFKAKHYKAAMKRFEHLFANYPDTREGKEALPRIAVCREMIDQFGDQANGGDEK, encoded by the coding sequence ATGAAAAAAATTGCAGTGATTGTTTTGTCTCTGTTTGTGTTCTCTGCTTCCGGCTGCGCTTGGTTCAAGGGAAAGCACGAGATGGAAAAAAGTGCAGAGACCCTTGTCCGGGAAGGATCTGCACAGTTCAGAGACCAGGATTACAAGTATGCCATCAAATCATTCACCACATTAAAGGACTGGTATCCCTTCAGCAAATACGCCATCCTGGCAGAGCTGAAAATCGCCGATGCCCACTTTCAGTTGGAGGAATATGATGAGGCGATCTTTGCCTACCAGGAATTTGAGAACCTCCATCCCAAGAATGAGGCCATTCCCTATGTCATTTACCAGACTGGACGCTGCTGGTTTGACAGGATTGATACGGTTGACCGGGACCAGAGATGTGCCTTAAAAGCCCAGACTGAATTCAACCGTCTGGTCCACAGATTTCCTGACGCCCCGGAGTCGGCCAAGGCCGCACAACACATCGAGGTGTGCATCAAAAGCCTGGCAGGTCATGAACTCTATGTTGCCGAGTTCTATTTCAAGGCAAAGCACTATAAGGCGGCCATGAAACGGTTTGAACATCTTTTTGCAAACTACCCTGACACAAGGGAAGGTAAAGAAGCCCTGCCCCGGATTGCCGTCTGTCGTGAAATGATCGACCAATTTGGAGACCAGGCCAATGGAGGGGATGAAAAGTAA
- the trxB gene encoding thioredoxin-disulfide reductase, producing the protein MPETDTDYEIVIIGAGPAGMTAGIYAARARMKVLLLEKAAPGGQVIITDWVENYPGFPEGISGYDLAEKMLTQAKTLGLEIESEEVSSMTLTPKVKTLQLGERTITTKSLIIASGASPRKLNVGEEKFMGKGVSFCATCDAPFFKEKTVVAVGGGDTAIQEAIYLTKFVNKVYLVHRRDELRATKILQERAFKNKKIEFVWDSVVTGMDGFFGVENVHVKNVKTQESRTIKADGCFVWIGITPNTGFLDKSIELDQWGFIVADQYMATSVPGVFAAGDVRNTPLRQIATAVGDAAIASVSAEHFIENIG; encoded by the coding sequence ATGCCAGAGACCGATACCGATTATGAAATCGTGATTATTGGTGCAGGGCCTGCAGGTATGACTGCGGGCATTTACGCTGCCCGGGCACGAATGAAGGTGCTACTTTTGGAAAAAGCAGCACCAGGTGGCCAGGTCATTATCACGGACTGGGTTGAAAACTATCCAGGCTTTCCCGAGGGAATCAGTGGATACGACCTGGCTGAAAAGATGCTTACCCAGGCAAAAACCCTGGGCCTTGAGATTGAATCCGAAGAAGTCTCCTCAATGACACTCACTCCCAAGGTCAAGACCCTTCAACTGGGAGAGAGAACCATCACGACAAAAAGCCTCATCATCGCATCAGGGGCCTCTCCCCGAAAGCTCAATGTGGGAGAAGAGAAGTTCATGGGCAAGGGGGTTTCCTTCTGCGCCACCTGTGACGCCCCGTTTTTCAAAGAGAAAACCGTTGTTGCCGTTGGCGGAGGAGATACGGCCATTCAGGAGGCGATCTATCTGACAAAGTTTGTCAACAAGGTATACCTCGTCCACCGGCGGGATGAACTCAGGGCCACAAAGATCCTCCAGGAACGAGCGTTCAAGAACAAAAAAATCGAATTTGTCTGGGACTCTGTTGTCACGGGCATGGACGGTTTCTTTGGCGTTGAAAATGTTCACGTCAAAAATGTCAAAACCCAGGAGTCAAGGACCATCAAAGCAGACGGCTGTTTTGTCTGGATAGGCATCACGCCCAACACCGGTTTTCTGGACAAGAGTATAGAACTTGACCAGTGGGGTTTTATTGTTGCCGATCAGTATATGGCAACTTCTGTTCCTGGCGTTTTTGCAGCAGGGGATGTCAGAAACACGCCTTTACGACAAATTGCCACTGCCGTTGGAGATGCTGCCATTGCATCTGTTTCCGCCGAACACTTTATTGAGAATATAGGCTGA
- the trxA gene encoding thioredoxin: MSEILEIDDDGFEKDVLNSDKPVVVDFWAPWCGPCRAIGPIVEELEATYGNTVKFVKVNVDENPVTPSKYGIKAIPTLIFFKDGKIADQITGMVSKSKLEAAIKAL, translated from the coding sequence ATGTCAGAAATTTTAGAGATAGACGACGATGGTTTTGAAAAGGATGTATTGAACTCAGACAAACCCGTTGTGGTTGATTTCTGGGCCCCCTGGTGCGGACCGTGCCGGGCCATCGGACCCATTGTTGAAGAGCTTGAGGCAACCTATGGAAATACGGTAAAATTTGTCAAGGTCAATGTTGACGAGAACCCCGTGACCCCCAGCAAATACGGAATCAAGGCCATCCCCACCCTGATCTTTTTTAAAGACGGCAAGATTGCGGATCAGATCACCGGCATGGTGTCAAAATCAAAGCTTGAGGCGGCTATAAAAGCCCTTTAA